ttcagaaaatcaaataaccccattaaaaaatggggctcagaactgaacaaagaattctcacctgaggaataccgaatggcagagaagcacttgaaaaaatgttcaacatccttaatcatcagggaaatgcaaatcaaaacaaccctgagattccacctcacaccagtcagaatggctaagatcaaaaattcaggtgacagcagatgctggcgaggatgtggagaaagaggaacactcctccattgttggtgggagtgcaggcttgtacaaccactctggaaatcagtctggcggttcctcagaaaactggacatagtactaccggaagatccagcaatacctctcctgggcatatatccagaagatgccccaacaggtaagaaggacacatgctccactatgttcatagcagccttatttataatagccagaagctggaaagaacctagatgcccctcaacagaggaatggatacagaaaatgtggtacatctacacaatggagtactactcagctattaaaaagaatgaatttatgaaattcctagccaaatggatggacctggagggcatcatcctgagtgaggtaacacattcacaaagaaactcacacaatatgtattcactgataagtggatattagccccaaacctaggatacccaagatataagatataatttgctaaacacatgaaactcaaggagaatgaagactgaagtgtggacactatgcccccccttagatttgggaacaaaacacccatggaaggagttacagagacggagtttggagctgagatgaaaggatggaccatgtagagactgccatagccagggatccaccccataatcagcatccaaacgctgacaccattgcatacactagcaagattttattgaaaggacgcagatgtagctgtctcttgtgagactatgccggggcccagcaaacacagaagtggatgctcacagtcagctaatggatggatcatagggctcccaatggaggagctagagaaagtagccaaggagctaaagggatctgcaaccctataggtggaacaacattatgagctaaccagtaccccggagctcttgactctagctgcatatatatcaaaagatggcctagtcggccatcactggaaagagaggcccattggacttgcaaactttatatgccccagtacaggggaataccagggccaaaaagggggagtgggtgggcaggggagtgggggtgggtggatatgggggacttttggtatagcattggaaatgtaaatgagttaaaaagctaataaaaaatggaaaaaaaaataaaaaataaaagcatacatgttaaaaaaaataaaataaaataaaaggtcttGTACAGACAAAGAAGCTGGCATCTCAGGCATAGATGATCAGAGATCATCCCACCaatgaaattctgtgtgtgcCCTGAACATTCAGAATCTAGAAACAATGGTGATTACTGAATATCAAAAGTCAAGCAATCAATAAAGGACTaaagaatagtttttaaaaggtaATACACAGAGGATGATAATTACTCTACCAATACTTCAACATTCTCAGCTTTTCAGGTTAACTAAGgttcagaatatataaagaatacaagaaattaGATAGCAACAGACAAAGCAACCCAATCATATAATAAGGTACAGAGCATAatggagaattctcaacaggGAATACATCAATATTGTTGGCCTTCAGGTTGTTAAGATTATAACAATACTGAGATAGCATTTTACTTAATGACAATGGCTGAGAAAAAACAATGAGAAATTTTAGCAAAGTTGAGGGAAGGGACATGTCAGAAGCTGCTATTGGGTGTGTAAACTGGTGTTTAAACAGCATGGTGGGAATTGGTACAGAGTCTCCTGAAAATAGAACTACCGTAGGCCCAGGTGTACCATTTCTGAGCATGGGCTCAAAGGATGCAGTCTGCAACCTGCCAAGGACATCATGCACATCCATGGTGACTGTGGTATACTCCCAATGGCAAGACAatcaggcattttaaaaatacctaAATGAATTCTATCAGAGTTTGCTAATTTGAAAAAGTGAATATGTAAAGGAAAGTATCCAAACACTACTgagcattcaaactatcataGGCGGTTTAGTTCTTAATTAGCCACATGCATTCTTATGGCTAGGAAAtgaatttcattttcataaaattctGTACCTGAAGACAAAAAGGTACATTAGTTTTgattatatgaaataataaaataataacaaatctaaataaataagtgaCAAAAGGAAGTTTTGTGTCTGACTTGACACAATCTGTGATCACAGAATGAACAGACAGGGTTCTGCAGACAGAAGACAATGTGACAGTGACAATACCAAAGAAACAACACAAGTTCCACAGAGAAGCTCACTTTGTCAAAAACTAAGAAACTGATCTACTCAAGTAGGTATCTTCTAGGAGGCAAACTTACAATGTAACTTTCTGGTTGACACCTGAAATACACCTGAAAGaatgtttggctgaagcagacacaggtgaaagaatgtttctTATAGGAAACATATGAAATGACGAATAATGTTTAGATGGAACATTAATATGATCCTAAAGAAAGTGGGAGCTTGAGGTTTGGTATGCCTAGCTCCATTTTGCTACTCATAGCAGGTGTAAAGCTTGTATTGGTTCACATTACAATTGCTGAGCTTCACCCATGGAGTCCTCTTACAGAGAAACTCATCAAAGAACTTCTAGTGAGATTCCTGAGGATTTTGCTGCTTCCTTGGACTCAGACCTCATTGGCAGCCTCACAGATTCGTCTGCATTCAACTGCCCTTGCTGACTCTTGTGTGGTGTCTGCCCAGTGGACTGGTCTGCAGGAACTGAttcctgtttggtgtttgctagggAACTGGACTCAGACCAACTAAGTTTGTAATTGCCCAGTAGAACTATTTCTATACAGGTCtgcttcccccatatcctaacaaTCTTTCTTTCCCACTTCATCTGGTGGCTTGTGGGCTAGAGGGAATTTAACTCTTGTTAAAGTAGGCTGAACAAAACAAATGCCTACACAGAGGAGCACTGATACTCAGGTATAAGGAACAAAACGTGGCCAGAGGTCTATTTTTGCCTGTCTCAGCAGCAGgatttggaaaaaagaaagcaggaaaaggacACAGGAGGTGACCTTGTCCTGGAGGCTTGGGAGGGGCTGTGGCAGCCTCTCTACTGCCAGCAGCCCTTTGTGATGAGGAGGCCACACCTGTGTGATGTGCCATGAGCCCTCCTGACACATCTCACACTGCACTCAAGGACTCAGTAGCCTGAGAGCTGCATTGCGATTCAGAAGATGGAGAATTTTCTCTCTCTGATGAATAGCATTATTGATCCATGGATGAGCAACAGCTCCATGGACATAGCAATGGACATGACCATTGGCTTTATGTGTGGAGTTGGGCTCTTTTTCCTACTTATCCCCTTCCTGAAGGAGTACCCAGTGTCACCAGCATCTGAGAATGAATGGAGCAAACCACAGGTGAGGAGAGCCTTGGTTTATACACAATGGGGCAGCAGTCTGTTGTTCATGGCTGTTGCTTTCAGATTTTCTAGGAACACTGGTTTAGTGAcaattttggtatttttttttaaagtaacataaGAATATAATCTTTTGTTTTAGTCTCAGGTATGAGATATGTGGCTGCTTAAaaatgttcacagcagctgaGTATGAATTGCCTCATGTTCAAGACAGGGAATGATTTTGCTAGGAGATGATAGTTTGTTTTGGTTAATTTCAGAATTCTGGAGATATTTCAGAGAATACATAAATGCTAGTTCCTTGGGAGACATAGTGGGTTGTCCTTTGATCTTGGTTTATATCGCTTGCTTGTGTTTGTGCTTTGATCAGTAGTTATGTGCatagaagacagaagaaaacgAAATAAGATATATTAACAGTGAAGATGAAATATCCCCAAGGCACTCAACACCCCTAATCAGCAGACAGTACACTTATAATAACGACTCTCCATTTCCCCTGTATGCTTTTCTCCCCACACCTAACAACAGTTAGGGGATAGAATGGGTGAAGAAAAGGGTGGAGAAGGTTGGAAGAAAGACGAACATATAAAGTAGATTAGGTCTAGCTACAGACAGTAAGTGGTAATCTCTAGAAAGACTCTGAAGGGGTTGACAGGCAGGGCAGATGGGAGAGTGGTCCTGAGGTGTCTGCATGAAGCTCACCGACCATCAGTACATGATGGCAGAGAGGCCAGTAAGAATCAGTGAGGTTCCATGGACATACATTTCTGAGTTGGTGGGGACACAGGAGAAGCTCAGAGGAGATCATCTGTCCTCTGTTCAGGTGCTTGCTTATGTCTGTGCTGAGCTGATATGAAAAAGGTGATGAGAACATGAGCCTCAGATCAGGGCTTGAGTCTCCTCTGCTCTGAGGAAACAGGTATCACCTGACAGCCCAGAGGCAGCTGCAGAGCTCAGCCTTGGGTAGGATCCTGTCTGAGAAACATTGACTGAGGACATCTGTGGTAACTGTGGCATAGACAGTGCCTTCTCCTGTTTATTCCAAAAAGGTGACAAGGGAAATGTGTTTATACACAGTATGAGTGAGTGGAGAATGGATGAGAGAACACTTCTTAGAAAATGCAGATTTCATGTATTTGGGGAACAAAGAGACCAGGAAGCTTGTCtaccagagaaaggaagaaatgtctcCAGCTCATTTGTGTTGTTTATTACTGGCAGGATGTGAAGAGGTGGCAGAAGAAGACCAGTAAGAAAACAGCTACTGGAAAAGGTAGGCTTCTGCTTTCCTGTGGAGAGAAATTCCCTCTGGCCTAGCGTTTAGTGAAGAGGACCTGGTATATAAGAAAGAAGTGGGGGCATGTGGAAATGAAATTAGAATTATGGAATCCCCAGGTATTGGGATGGAAAGGAGCTGTGGTTGGCCTGGGATGGGTGCTACACATGGGAGAGTTGTTTAAGGAACTGGAGTGATGCTGTGACCCTGgatgtggggggggtggggaggggaggacccaggttcacctGACAGCAGGTAGCTTCAATCTCTCAACTGCATTTCTCTTTCAGATTCTGGGCCATTACCATGTTGTAATTGGAATTATAAAGGTTGAGGTAGGGGAATGAAAAGTGTATATGGAGAGATGAGGCCCCTTCATTCCCCTTGCTCACTTTTAGTGCTCTATCCTTGCACTATGGTTCTTGAGCATTAGAGTCCTAGCATGGGGAGTCACAAGAGGATGCCTCACTCCTGTGTGTTCTCATTCCTCATCCTGATCCTATCTAACTATCTCCAGGTTGTACAGATGGAGGAAAAAATGCAGAAGAGACCAAGACACCATCACAACCTATGGAAATGTAagaaatctttgtttttaatcgaTTTTCATACCAGGATGTGGGCTCAGGGTCAGGGCATCTTCATTCTGGATATGGGTAGGATTGGAAGGCATCTTTGTTGGATATGAGACTAAGGGGCATAGGATATGTAGGCGATGGAGGTGCCAAATTTACACAGATGGATGGGCCTCTTGATCCTCTGATTGGGGTTGATGCTTTTGCCTCCTGTCTTTTGCAGCCCCAACAAGCAACGTTACAAAAATCTTAGTCGATTTTTCTGGGGTACATACTCTATTAACTCTGAATCAGTTGTGGCTACTGTCCATGAGCTCAGAAGCCCTTCCTTGGGAAAATGTAAATCTGTGAGGTTTAGTGATGACAGTGGCCCTGACAAAGCTCCATCCAAGGCTAAAGGACTTCCACAGCATTCCCAGCATCAGCCATTACCTCACCACCGTGTGATACCAAACTTGGTAGATGAGAAACAAgtccaagaaaagaaaatcctcacaaAATCTACCCGAAAACAAACACCACCTTGTTTCAAAAGTAGGACCTATGTGGTGCCACATCCCACCACTGAGAGAAGGAAACAGGCATCCCTACCAGCTGGAAGCCTGCCTGGGAAACATGGACCATATTCAAAAGAAACCAAAGATTATGATGAGCGAAAACATCAAAAAGCTATTAGCAAGCCCACTGACAACTTGCGCAGGGACACCCTGCATTGTAAAGCTATCAGTCCAGTCATCATCCATCCTGAGCATTGCCAGAGGCTCCAGCTCCATAAGGAGCCAGAGAATAACGAAAAGACAACTAGAGTCAAAGAACAACAAGGAACCCCATTCAGATTCCTCCCCTACAGGAAACCGACCCATGTACAGGAACATTTCCCAGCAAACACTGTTCATTATTGCAAGAACAGGCCTCAACTCTCCCAGCCTGCCCAGGCCTCCATCTTCAACaccaaaccctacaaatgtagtAAATGGAAGGGGTCTGTGCCTACAGGGCTGCCCTTAAAGAAGGACATAGCAAAGTCTGATATGCATAACACCATCAAGAAGGACCTTGGTGTGGGGGCACAAAAGGTGCCTGGCACTGCAAGCAGCAGCCCTGGGAAGGAGGTGAGACCCAAGAAACCTGCACTGAGGACAGAGAAGGTGTCCTCCATGAAACCTGCTGGGCACTATTCCCTGCCTGAGGCAAAGACAGCATCAAATTTCACAGAGTGTCCAGTGAAACAAAGGAGACCATATCTGCAGATGCTTGTGGCAAGGGATCTGACCCCACCTGGAGTTCCAGCCTCAAACCTCCCCCAGGTTGTGTATCCCTCCTCGCCCATCTGCAATTCCAAGGCTGCCAGGGTCCTGGAAAAGTTGCATCACCAGGATCCAGGAGGGACAAGGATGAAAAGTGCATCAGTTGCGAGGCCAGAGAGAGCTGAGTTTATACACTCACTTCCAGAGGCTCAGGAGACCCACAGAGCCCCTCCATTTGCTGCCAGCCATGGGGCCACAAAGTCTCATCTAGATCCATTGCCAAAATACCTCAGTGTTCAGAGACCTGCTTGCTACTTCCAGGCAGCAAATCCCCAACAGATCAGGACTCTCTGGGGCACTGGAAAAGGCAGTCTGAAGCCAAGTACCAATCTCAAAATGGCCAAGCATGCACCACAGAAGAACTTTCAGGAGGTGGACTCACGACATCGCCCATGGTGTATGACAATGGAAGGCCCTGGACAAAGGGTCCTACCTTCAGGAGCCAAACAAACTACAGTGGAGGTGAAAGAAGAGCCACCTCATGCATGGAGAGTGAGTCTGGGATCCAGTGAGAGTCACATTGGTAAGCATATCGATATCAGACCCAGGGACTTTGGGTCATTATGGGCCAACAGACTCCCAGCCCATCTACAAATACCTACCTCCCAACACTCACAGGACTCAAGTGAGAGTATTTTTAGTTCAAACCAGCAGCCAAGAGCCTGGCCTGTGAGTCACCATCCAGTTGGCCCCAGTAGAGTCATCCCTGCTGATGTCAACTTGCCTTCAAAGGACTCTCTGCCCAGTTTCCAGAATACAGTCCAAAACACCAAGCCTTCCCAGGGCTTATGCGATGTCCTCATGAGGAGACACCAGAGGAGTGATACTCAAGAGAACAGGGTCCTAGCTGATAAGATCAAAGTTTGTGATCATGATGGGGTCCATCCCCATGTAGAGAGCCAGAGTATAAAATCTAGGGCCATACGCCTGGCAGAAAGGCTTGAAGAAATAAGGCCTTCGATCCTGAGCTCCATAAAGCTCAAGGATACAGCCAAGTCTAGGATAGCAGAAAAAGGAGAGGCTACTTCTAATACCTCTCGGAAGAACACCTTACTTAATAATTTACTAGAAAGAAACCTCAGCAAAAAATACAGTGAGCAAGGGGATTCTTTAAGGATTGATCAACCCACACCAGCTGCTGAGCAGACAAAAGTCTTAACCATTAAAATGGTCATCTACAGAATGATAGCTGCACTGAAATCCCTTGTGGATGTTCTGTTCCAGATCTTGGA
Above is a window of Mus musculus strain C57BL/6J chromosome 13, GRCm38.p6 C57BL/6J DNA encoding:
- the Gm8765 gene encoding uncharacterized protein LOC667693 isoform X1, yielding MENFLSLMNSIIDPWMSNSSMDIAMDMTIGFMCGVGLFFLLIPFLKEYPVSPASENEWSKPQDVKRWQKKTSKKTATGKGCTDGGKNAEETKTPSQPMEIPNKQRYKNLSRFFWGTYSINSESVVATVHELRSPSLGKCKSVRFSDDSGPDKAPSKAKGLPQHSQHQPLPHHRVIPNLVDEKQVQEKKILTKSTRKQTPPCFKSRTYVVPHPTTERRKQASLPAGSLPGKHGPYSKETKDYDERKHQKAISKPTDNLRRDTLHCKAISPVIIHPEHCQRLQLHKEPENNEKTTRVKEQQGTPFRFLPYRKPTHVQEHFPANTVHYCKNRPQLSQPAQASIFNTKPYKCSKWKGSVPTGLPLKKDIAKSDMHNTIKKDLGVGAQKVPGTASSSPGKEVRPKKPALRTEKVSSMKPAGHYSLPEAKTASNFTECPVKQRRPYLQMLVARDLTPPGVPASNLPQVVYPSSPICNSKAARVLEKLHHQDPGGTRMKSASVARPERAEFIHSLPEAQETHRAPPFAASHGATKSHLDPLPKYLSVQRPACYFQAANPQQIRTLWGTGKGSLKPSTNLKMAKHAPQKNFQEVDSRHRPWCMTMEGPGQRVLPSGAKQTTVEVKEEPPHAWRVSLGSSESHIDLGGQ
- the Gm8765 gene encoding uncharacterized protein LOC667693, which gives rise to MENFLSLMNSIIDPWMSNSSMDIAMDMTIGFMCGVGLFFLLIPFLKEYPVSPASENEWSKPQDVKRWQKKTSKKTATGKGCTDGGKNAEETKTPSQPMEIPNKQRYKNLSRFFWGTYSINSESVVATVHELRSPSLGKCKSVRFSDDSGPDKAPSKAKGLPQHSQHQPLPHHRVIPNLVDEKQVQEKKILTKSTRKQTPPCFKSRTYVVPHPTTERRKQASLPAGSLPGKHGPYSKETKDYDERKHQKAISKPTDNLRRDTLHCKAISPVIIHPEHCQRLQLHKEPENNEKTTRVKEQQGTPFRFLPYRKPTHVQEHFPANTVHYCKNRPQLSQPAQASIFNTKPYKCSKWKGSVPTGLPLKKDIAKSDMHNTIKKDLGVGAQKVPGTASSSPGKEVRPKKPALRTEKVSSMKPAGHYSLPEAKTASNFTECPVKQRRPYLQMLVARDLTPPGVPASNLPQVVYPSSPICNSKAARVLEKLHHQDPGGTRMKSASVARPERAEFIHSLPEAQETHRAPPFAASHGATKSHLDPLPKYLSVQRPACYFQAANPQQIRTLWGTGKGSLKPSTNLKMAKHAPQKNFQEVDSRHRPWCMTMEGPGQRVLPSGAKQTTVEVKEEPPHAWRVSLGSSESHIGKHIDIRPRDFGSLWANRLPAHLQIPTSQHSQDSSESIFSSNQQPRAWPVSHHPVGPSRVIPADVNLPSKDSLPSFQNTVQNTKPSQGLCDVLMRRHQRSDTQENRVLADKIKVCDHDGVHPHVESQSIKSRAIRLAERLEEIRPSILSSIKLKDTAKSRIAEKGEATSNTSRKNTLLNNLLERNLSKKYSEQGDSLRIDQPTPAAEQTKVLTIKMVIYRMIAALKSLVDVLFQILEDSEGDTSEVQGSEVESLTTQLTSHSSESLYDTNYSRPASRRSCGHSTSEMHNYSLTYRRMGDKLQLGIKAQRACDPYMNQEMRGMCFDQLHMPKGKELPCEYRRNGAKQEPGLVAQQASDSRYTLQNRLRSRWLRPSMPSHTRIF